One window of Azospirillum sp. TSA2s genomic DNA carries:
- a CDS encoding ABC transporter substrate-binding protein → MRTIIDHFFGRHPREGGDPGAPIAMPPEKLDSRLRGNDGRYRFISYGRAINGLTIAILLLANPAAAFTPQEPALLRDEVVYGLIPPVRQRMPEEPLIVDLEAKGRDLGRSGGWIRTFITQRRNSRIAVLYGYARLVGYTAKREIVPDILKDVTVHDGRDFTLTLRAGHRWSDGAPFTSDDIRYWWEDIANNPMLSPSGPPRFMLVDGKPPEVSFPDAVTARFRWEEPNPYFLPALAAARPPFIYRPAHYLKRFHARYTSEADLAPLIAKYKVRNWAALHNARDDMFRMENPDEPTLQPWMAISKGTGTHLLFQRNPYYHRFDARGMQLPYTDGLDVTVMAGGLIPAQVATGKADLQAEGLTFSQVPVLVAGEQAGDYRTLLWPEGKAAEIALYPNLNYNDPVWRAVLRDVRFRRALSMGIDRRIINRSLFFGLAEESGVDVLPRSPLYKPERTGVWTGYDPRQAAALLDEMGLKRPRGAAYRQLPDGRPLEVIVETAGEKPEVADALQIIAETWRDIGIRLLVRTVDRDVLRNRVYAGQTMMAVWGGWDNGVPTPDSSPEELAPMTQENFSWPKWGQYYQTSGSAGEPIDMPIPQELMELARRWRHTTDETERRALWSALLDIHADQLYAIGVVSKTPQPIAVSNRLRNVPDKGLWLWDPGAYLGVYRPDEFYFADARPADPEPSGIHRGGE, encoded by the coding sequence ATGAGGACCATCATCGACCATTTTTTCGGCCGTCATCCCCGCGAAGGCGGGGATCCAGGTGCCCCCATTGCAATGCCGCCGGAAAAGCTGGATTCCCGCCTTCGCGGGAATGACGGCCGATACAGGTTCATTTCTTACGGCAGAGCAATCAATGGCCTGACGATTGCCATCCTCCTCCTCGCCAACCCCGCCGCCGCCTTCACCCCGCAGGAACCCGCCCTTCTCCGCGACGAGGTCGTCTACGGCCTGATCCCCCCCGTGCGCCAGCGCATGCCGGAGGAGCCGCTGATCGTCGATCTGGAGGCGAAGGGCCGCGACCTCGGCCGCTCCGGCGGCTGGATCCGCACCTTCATCACCCAGCGGCGCAACAGCCGCATCGCCGTGCTCTACGGCTATGCCCGGCTGGTCGGCTACACCGCCAAGCGGGAGATCGTGCCCGACATCCTGAAGGACGTGACCGTCCATGACGGCCGCGACTTCACCCTGACCCTGCGGGCCGGCCACCGCTGGTCCGACGGCGCCCCCTTCACCAGCGACGACATCCGCTATTGGTGGGAGGACATCGCCAACAACCCGATGCTGTCGCCGTCCGGCCCGCCGCGCTTCATGCTGGTGGACGGCAAGCCGCCGGAGGTCAGCTTCCCCGACGCGGTCACCGCCCGCTTCCGCTGGGAGGAGCCGAACCCCTATTTCCTCCCGGCTCTGGCCGCCGCCCGGCCGCCCTTCATCTACCGCCCGGCCCATTACCTGAAGCGCTTCCATGCCCGCTACACCAGCGAGGCCGACCTCGCCCCGCTGATCGCCAAATACAAGGTCCGCAACTGGGCGGCCCTGCACAACGCCCGCGACGACATGTTCCGGATGGAGAACCCGGACGAGCCGACGCTGCAGCCCTGGATGGCGATCTCCAAGGGCACCGGCACCCATCTGCTGTTCCAGCGCAACCCCTATTACCACCGCTTCGACGCGCGCGGCATGCAGTTGCCCTACACCGACGGGCTGGACGTGACGGTGATGGCCGGCGGCCTGATCCCCGCCCAGGTCGCCACCGGCAAGGCCGACCTGCAGGCCGAAGGGCTGACCTTCTCCCAGGTCCCGGTTCTGGTGGCGGGGGAGCAGGCCGGCGACTACCGCACCCTGCTGTGGCCGGAGGGCAAGGCGGCGGAGATCGCGCTCTATCCCAACCTGAACTACAACGACCCGGTCTGGCGCGCCGTGCTGCGCGACGTCCGGTTCCGCCGCGCCCTGTCGATGGGCATCGACCGCCGCATCATCAACCGCTCGCTCTTCTTCGGGCTGGCGGAGGAAAGCGGCGTCGACGTGCTGCCGCGCAGCCCGCTCTACAAGCCGGAGCGCACCGGGGTGTGGACCGGCTACGACCCGCGCCAAGCGGCGGCCCTGCTGGACGAGATGGGGCTGAAGCGCCCGCGCGGCGCCGCCTACCGCCAGCTTCCCGATGGCCGGCCGCTGGAGGTGATCGTCGAGACCGCCGGCGAGAAGCCGGAGGTGGCCGACGCGCTGCAGATCATCGCCGAGACCTGGCGCGACATCGGCATCCGGCTGCTGGTGCGCACGGTGGACCGCGACGTCCTGCGCAACCGGGTCTATGCCGGCCAGACGATGATGGCGGTGTGGGGCGGCTGGGACAACGGCGTTCCGACCCCCGACAGCAGTCCGGAGGAGCTGGCGCCGATGACCCAGGAGAATTTCAGCTGGCCGAAATGGGGGCAGTATTACCAGACCTCCGGCAGCGCAGGCGAACCCATCGACATGCCGATCCCGCAGGAATTGATGGAACTCGCACGGCGCTGGCGCCACACCACCGACGAGACGGAACGGCGCGCCCTGTGGTCGGCGCTGCTCGACATCCATGCCGACCAGCTCTACGCCATCGGCGTGGTGTCGAAGACGCCGCAGCCCATCGCCGTCTCCAACCGCCTGCGCAACGTCCCGGACAAGGGGCTGTGGCTGTGGGATCCCGGCGCCTATCTCGGCGTCTACCGCCCCGACGAGTTCTATTTCGCCGACGCCCGCCCGGCCGATCCGGAGCCGTCGGGCATCCACCGCGGGGGGGAGTGA
- a CDS encoding ABC transporter ATP-binding protein, producing MLTVEGLTIRFRNAPRPVVDGVGFSIGAGQSVALVGESGSGKTLTCRSILGILPRGATVTGGSILFGQGAEAVDLLRLPASRLRDIRGSRISMIFQEPMSALSPLHTIGDQTIEVLRLHGNCNRAGARERCLAMFERVGFPDPVRAFRSYPFQLSGGLRQRAMIAMAMVARPQLLIADEPTTALDVTLQAQVLALIKELQGETGMAVLLVTHDLGVVANMADAVVVMRAGRVMESGACADVLGRPLHGYTRKLMAAAPSIPAMTCAPPGEDVRDAILEFHGVAKTYERGNLRIRALDGVDLSVGRGETLAIVGESGSGKTTLARLAMLAERPDPGGRLLFRASAGQPPLDLLSATGPELTAYRRRAQMVFQDPYASLSPRMSVGEIIAEPLAIHGVCGRGEGRERVRALMAQVGLDPAWANRYPHAFSGGQRQRIGIARALALDPQLLICDEPTSALDVSVQAQVLDLLESIKQRLGLSLMFISHDLAVVARLADRVAVMRAGRVMEEAPPALLFSAPLHPYTRALIAASPEPDVDRPIDIATVALGAGRPDLWPEPFRPTPDGAPPPLVEAAPGHFVRRAA from the coding sequence ATGCTGACTGTCGAGGGCCTGACGATCCGCTTCCGCAACGCCCCCCGTCCGGTGGTCGACGGCGTCGGCTTCTCCATCGGCGCCGGCCAGAGCGTCGCGCTGGTCGGCGAGTCCGGATCGGGCAAGACGCTGACCTGCCGCAGCATCCTCGGCATCCTGCCGCGCGGGGCGACGGTCACCGGCGGCTCGATCCTGTTCGGCCAGGGTGCCGAGGCGGTCGATCTGCTGCGCCTGCCGGCATCCCGCCTGCGCGACATCCGCGGCAGCCGCATCTCGATGATCTTCCAGGAACCGATGAGCGCGCTGTCGCCGCTCCACACCATCGGCGACCAGACGATCGAGGTGCTGCGGCTGCACGGCAACTGCAACCGGGCCGGCGCGCGGGAACGCTGCCTCGCCATGTTCGAGCGGGTGGGCTTCCCCGATCCGGTGCGCGCCTTCCGCTCCTATCCGTTCCAGCTGTCGGGCGGCCTGCGCCAGCGCGCGATGATCGCCATGGCGATGGTCGCCCGCCCGCAACTGCTGATCGCCGACGAGCCGACCACCGCGCTCGACGTCACCCTGCAGGCCCAGGTGCTGGCCCTCATCAAGGAGCTGCAGGGCGAGACCGGCATGGCGGTTCTGCTGGTCACCCACGATCTGGGGGTGGTCGCCAACATGGCCGACGCCGTGGTGGTGATGCGCGCCGGCCGGGTCATGGAATCGGGGGCTTGCGCCGACGTTCTCGGCCGGCCGCTGCACGGCTACACCCGCAAGCTGATGGCCGCCGCCCCCTCCATCCCCGCGATGACCTGCGCGCCGCCGGGCGAGGACGTGCGCGACGCCATCCTGGAATTCCACGGCGTCGCCAAGACCTATGAGCGCGGCAACCTGCGCATCCGCGCGCTGGACGGCGTCGACCTGTCGGTCGGCCGCGGCGAGACGCTGGCCATCGTCGGCGAGTCAGGATCAGGCAAGACGACGCTGGCGCGGCTGGCCATGCTGGCGGAGCGGCCGGATCCCGGTGGCCGCCTGCTGTTCCGCGCCTCCGCCGGGCAACCGCCGCTCGACCTCCTTTCCGCCACCGGGCCGGAGCTGACCGCCTACCGCCGCCGTGCCCAGATGGTGTTCCAGGATCCCTATGCCTCCCTCAGTCCCCGCATGAGCGTCGGCGAGATCATCGCGGAGCCGCTGGCGATCCACGGCGTCTGCGGGCGCGGCGAGGGGCGGGAGCGGGTGCGGGCGCTGATGGCGCAGGTCGGCCTCGACCCCGCCTGGGCCAACCGCTATCCCCACGCCTTCTCCGGCGGCCAGCGCCAGCGCATCGGCATCGCCCGCGCCCTGGCGCTCGACCCGCAACTGCTGATCTGCGACGAGCCGACCTCGGCGCTCGACGTGTCGGTGCAGGCGCAGGTGCTCGACCTGCTGGAATCGATCAAGCAGCGGTTGGGCCTCAGCCTGATGTTCATCTCGCACGATCTGGCGGTGGTGGCGCGGCTGGCCGACCGTGTCGCGGTGATGCGCGCCGGCCGGGTGATGGAGGAGGCGCCGCCGGCCCTGCTGTTCTCCGCCCCGCTGCACCCCTACACCCGCGCGCTGATCGCCGCCTCGCCGGAACCGGACGTCGACCGTCCGATCGACATCGCCACCGTGGCCTTGGGCGCCGGCCGCCCCGACTTGTGGCCCGAACCCTTCCGCCCCACCCCCGACGGCGCGCCCCCTCCCCTGGTGGAAGCCGCGCCGGGTCATTTCGTGAGGAGGGCGGCATGA
- a CDS encoding ABC transporter transmembrane domain-containing protein, whose translation MDRNIFQFIWKHSGRQQILLALLTVASFPVLYASLELPKIIINRALSDPQPVREILGVSMGPVTYLLVLCFTFLALVLANGAFKMRINTFKGVVGERQVRRLRFMLLDRMLRFPLPHFSKVSQGELISTISAETEPLAGFIGDSFAQPLYQGGTMLTILLFLFIQQPTIGLVSVALIPVQAYIIPKLQMKVKLLGKERVRKVRQLSERIGESVENVREVRVNGTVRYVMAEFSQYLGSIYWIRLEIYKRKYFVKFLNNFINQITPFFLFSIGGYLVLHGNMSIGALVAALSAFKDLTAPWKELLDYYQNMIDAQIKYEQIADQFSPPFLFEWTPPTPATPPDLKAPLRLEAVTWANEYGDRMLQRLSLEVPPGSLVGIAGTNALALRRLAEVLVRLSPPTSGRITIGDQSLDAIPLELLGRRMAYAGPEPRMFTGSMMQNITYGLRHRPPADDPDGMSPARRREIVEAQASGNSTDSMEGIWTDFAMIGATDWTSLRPWFMQCLAATGGETAVYQRGLREVFDPDDYPFVAQPLLRARHWLRDAITERGMDKLLARFERDCFNPYASLAENMLFGLPDGKRLTVARMVCNPTVRELMETYGLWDSAVRIGRRFALRVVGVYRDSADGDVMIMRYPHIDDALFEELVEAVTRLKRRSERPQRRHQEADTLLFATMFLMIVPKRDGMDFVPPAEREAILAIRRSLLNDMPYELRDKVAVFDPDLYHPRLNVMDNLLFGRITTEDPRAITQLRALVDEALERTDARAFVLILVALGEVGIGGSLLPISVRQRVQLIRGLMKKPDIFVIYQALNSYDPEERLRIFLAMKELLPTMTLIVLEERISDNPAFDALYDLEDGRLVRRGQNGADHDEDTMPGEAEETDEPALRLLSRSPVFSDLPETVLRRLLTASEWRTVAAGDFIYRSGEPSEFTFVLAEGEAELVRLMPDNQPPLHIAYIKPPEVIGDLELLAGVRRFSTIRARTDLRLLRLDGANMLRLLSSVPDLPLRVIQQVGKRLTSEAPAVPPPAIQIPLPPREREGAQAEPGKGEG comes from the coding sequence AACGGCGCCTTCAAGATGCGGATCAACACCTTCAAGGGCGTGGTCGGCGAACGGCAGGTTCGGCGCCTGCGCTTCATGCTGCTGGACCGCATGCTGCGCTTCCCGCTGCCGCATTTCTCAAAGGTCAGTCAGGGAGAGCTGATCTCCACCATCTCGGCGGAAACCGAACCGCTGGCCGGCTTCATCGGCGATTCCTTCGCCCAGCCGCTCTACCAGGGCGGCACGATGCTCACCATCCTGCTGTTCCTGTTCATCCAGCAGCCGACCATCGGCCTCGTCTCGGTCGCGCTGATCCCGGTGCAGGCCTACATCATCCCCAAGCTTCAGATGAAGGTGAAGCTGCTGGGCAAGGAGCGGGTGCGCAAGGTCCGCCAGCTGTCCGAACGCATCGGCGAAAGCGTGGAGAACGTCCGCGAGGTCCGCGTCAACGGCACCGTCCGCTACGTGATGGCGGAATTCTCCCAATATCTCGGCAGCATCTACTGGATCAGGCTGGAGATCTACAAGCGCAAGTACTTCGTCAAGTTCCTGAACAACTTCATCAACCAGATCACCCCGTTCTTCCTGTTCTCCATCGGCGGTTATCTGGTTCTGCACGGGAACATGTCCATCGGCGCGCTGGTGGCGGCACTCTCCGCCTTCAAGGACCTGACCGCCCCCTGGAAGGAGCTGCTCGACTATTACCAGAACATGATCGACGCCCAGATCAAGTACGAGCAGATCGCCGACCAGTTCTCGCCTCCCTTCCTGTTCGAGTGGACGCCGCCGACGCCCGCCACGCCCCCCGACCTCAAGGCTCCCTTGCGGCTGGAGGCGGTGACCTGGGCCAACGAATATGGCGACCGCATGCTGCAGCGCCTGTCGCTGGAGGTGCCGCCGGGCTCGCTGGTCGGCATCGCCGGCACCAACGCGCTGGCGCTGCGCCGTCTGGCCGAGGTGCTGGTGCGGCTGTCGCCGCCGACCTCCGGCCGGATCACCATCGGCGACCAGTCGCTGGACGCCATTCCGCTGGAGCTGCTGGGCCGCCGCATGGCCTATGCCGGCCCGGAACCGCGCATGTTCACCGGCAGCATGATGCAGAACATCACCTACGGTCTGCGCCACCGCCCGCCGGCCGACGATCCGGACGGCATGTCGCCCGCCCGCCGGCGCGAGATCGTGGAGGCCCAGGCGTCGGGCAACTCCACCGACAGCATGGAAGGGATCTGGACCGACTTCGCCATGATCGGCGCCACCGACTGGACCAGCCTGCGGCCCTGGTTCATGCAGTGTCTGGCGGCGACCGGCGGCGAGACCGCCGTCTACCAGCGCGGCCTGCGCGAGGTGTTCGACCCGGACGACTATCCCTTCGTCGCCCAGCCGCTGCTGCGCGCCCGCCACTGGCTGCGCGACGCCATCACCGAACGCGGGATGGATAAGCTGCTGGCCCGGTTCGAACGCGACTGCTTCAACCCATACGCCAGCCTTGCCGAGAACATGCTGTTCGGCCTGCCGGACGGCAAGCGGCTGACGGTCGCCCGCATGGTCTGCAACCCGACCGTCCGCGAGTTGATGGAAACATACGGGCTGTGGGACTCCGCCGTCCGCATCGGCCGCCGTTTCGCCCTGCGGGTGGTCGGCGTCTACCGCGACAGCGCCGACGGCGACGTCATGATCATGCGCTACCCGCACATCGACGACGCCCTGTTCGAAGAGCTGGTGGAGGCGGTCACCCGGCTGAAGCGCCGCTCCGAACGGCCGCAGCGCCGCCATCAGGAGGCGGACACCCTGCTGTTCGCCACCATGTTCCTGATGATCGTGCCCAAGCGCGACGGCATGGACTTCGTGCCCCCGGCGGAGCGCGAGGCGATCCTGGCGATCCGCCGCAGCCTGCTGAACGACATGCCGTACGAGCTGCGCGACAAGGTCGCCGTCTTCGATCCCGACCTCTACCACCCGCGCCTGAACGTGATGGACAACCTTCTGTTCGGCCGCATCACGACGGAGGATCCGCGCGCCATCACCCAGCTGCGGGCCTTGGTGGACGAGGCGCTGGAGCGGACCGACGCGCGCGCCTTCGTGCTGATCCTGGTGGCGCTGGGCGAGGTCGGCATCGGCGGCTCGCTGCTGCCGATCAGCGTGCGCCAGCGGGTGCAGCTGATCCGCGGCCTGATGAAGAAGCCCGACATCTTCGTGATCTATCAGGCGCTCAACAGCTACGATCCGGAGGAACGGCTGCGCATCTTCCTCGCCATGAAGGAGCTGCTGCCGACCATGACGCTGATCGTGCTGGAGGAGCGGATTTCCGACAACCCGGCCTTCGACGCGCTCTACGACCTGGAGGACGGCCGGCTGGTCCGGCGCGGCCAGAATGGCGCCGACCATGACGAGGACACCATGCCGGGCGAGGCGGAGGAGACCGACGAGCCGGCCCTGCGCCTGCTGTCGCGCTCCCCCGTCTTCTCCGACCTGCCAGAAACGGTGCTGCGCCGCCTGCTGACGGCGTCGGAATGGCGCACGGTGGCGGCCGGCGATTTTATCTACCGCAGCGGCGAACCGTCGGAATTCACCTTCGTCCTTGCGGAAGGGGAGGCGGAGCTGGTGCGGCTGATGCCCGACAACCAGCCGCCGCTGCACATCGCCTACATCAAGCCGCCCGAGGTGATCGGCGATCTGGAGCTGCTGGCCGGCGTGCGGCGTTTCTCCACCATCCGCGCCCGCACCGACCTGCGCCTGCTGCGGCTGGACGGGGCGAACATGCTGCGGCTGCTGTCGTCGGTGCCGGATTTGCCGCTGCGGGTGATCCAGCAGGTCGGCAAGCGCCTGACCAGCGAAGCGCCGGCCGTCCCGCCTCCGGCAATCCAAATCCCTCTCCCGCCCCGGGAGAGGGAAGGGGCCCAGGCGGAGCCTGGGAAGGGTGAGGGGTGA